The following proteins are co-located in the Hypomesus transpacificus isolate Combined female chromosome 23, fHypTra1, whole genome shotgun sequence genome:
- the tex30 gene encoding testis-expressed protein 30 isoform X1, whose amino-acid sequence MELFYEEKLLVPFGTKHLDAALTVPAESSNVRTAMILTHGAGGDMNFKHLVSMAHAAASKGIVCLRFTCRGLNFAYRLKAYHAVWDYVQDLKQFTLRKIFICGRSMGSRVASALARQLSEGTEDTVQGLVCLSFPLYPPSQKQTHCQRSEDLRGLPVEVPVLFVSGTKDNMCDRTLLEDVVKEMKAPATVHWVEGASHGLILKGRAEESVMDEVNSRVLSWVLQHT is encoded by the exons ATGGAACTGTTTTACGAG GAAAAGCTGCTTGTACCTTTTGGGACGAAACATCTCGATGCTGCGTTAACCGTTCCTGCAGAGTCGAGTAATGTCCGCACAGCTATGATACTTACGCATGGTGCTGGAGGTGATATGAACTTCAAACATCTGGTTTCTATGGCTCATGCTGCGGCCTCGAAAGGGATAGTTTGTCTCCGCTTCACGTGTAGAGGTTTAAATTTTGCTTACAGGCTTAAGGCTTATCATGCCGTTTGG GATTATGTTCAAGACCTCAAGCAATTCACACTaagaaaaatatttatttgtg gccGATCTATGGGGTCTCGTGTAGCCTCTGCCCTGGCCAGGCAGCTCAGTGAAGGGACTGAGGATACAGTCCAGGGcctggtctgtctgtccttccctcTGTACCCCCCAAGCCAGAAACAAACTCACTGCCAGAGGAGTGAGGACCTTCGGGGGCTGCCTGTAGAGGTGCCTGTGCTTTTTGTCTCGGGCACCAAGGACAACatgtgtgacagg ACTCTCCTGGAGGATGTGGTGAAGGAGATGAAGGCCCCAGCTACCGTGCACTGGGTGGAAGGGGCCAGCCACGGGCTCATACTGAAGGGGAGGGCTGAGGAATCTGTCATGGATGAAGTGAACTCACGGGTCCTCTCCTGGGTTTTGCAGCACACCTGA
- the tex30 gene encoding testis-expressed protein 30 isoform X2: MVLEDYVQDLKQFTLRKIFICGRSMGSRVASALARQLSEGTEDTVQGLVCLSFPLYPPSQKQTHCQRSEDLRGLPVEVPVLFVSGTKDNMCDRTLLEDVVKEMKAPATVHWVEGASHGLILKGRAEESVMDEVNSRVLSWVLQHT; encoded by the exons ATGGTGCTGGAG GATTATGTTCAAGACCTCAAGCAATTCACACTaagaaaaatatttatttgtg gccGATCTATGGGGTCTCGTGTAGCCTCTGCCCTGGCCAGGCAGCTCAGTGAAGGGACTGAGGATACAGTCCAGGGcctggtctgtctgtccttccctcTGTACCCCCCAAGCCAGAAACAAACTCACTGCCAGAGGAGTGAGGACCTTCGGGGGCTGCCTGTAGAGGTGCCTGTGCTTTTTGTCTCGGGCACCAAGGACAACatgtgtgacagg ACTCTCCTGGAGGATGTGGTGAAGGAGATGAAGGCCCCAGCTACCGTGCACTGGGTGGAAGGGGCCAGCCACGGGCTCATACTGAAGGGGAGGGCTGAGGAATCTGTCATGGATGAAGTGAACTCACGGGTCCTCTCCTGGGTTTTGCAGCACACCTGA